CTGCGGAAGCCGGCGCAGAATTCACCAGCATGGAGTTCTCCAACCCCTACGCGATCTCGCCGGCGTTCGGCTCGGTCACCAAGACGCTTTTCTACGGCTGGGCGACCTTCACCTACGAAGACGGCAGCGTAGTTCCAGGCGCAGCGTCCAAGGGCGGACGATCCGCGATCGCCCGTGCGCTACTCCAAGGCCCAGTTTATGCCCGGCTCGACAAGGCCGACGATGAGGTGCAGCGACACATGCGGGTGTCGCAACCGAACTTCTTCCTGCCGTTCGACCGCACCGGGATTGATCCGTTCAAGGACCGCTTTCCCGTGACGTTGCGGCTGGAAGGGACCGTCCGGGGCACCGGCGGCCTTCGCATCGTCGACGACAGCTGCGCCACCAGCGTGCCCGGGCTCTATGCCGCTGGCGACGCGGCCACGCGCGAACTGATTTGCGGAGGCTTCACCGGTGGAGGTAGCCACAACGCGGCCTGGGCGATGTCGTCGGGGTCGTGGGCAGGGCAGGGCGCCGCCGACTACGCCAGGCAGCTTGGTACGACGGCTGGGCGACGGCTGTCGTCGGCAGGAACTGTCACATTTCAGAACGGGTCGCTGCGTGCGTTCGATCCGGCGGCGCTAGCAAGGGCGGTCCAGGCGGAAGTCTTTCCATACGAGCTGAACTATTTCCGGGACGGGTCTCGGCTACACGGAGCGCTGGCGCGCCTTGACGCCGCATGGCGTGATGTTTCGGAAGCCGGCGCCGCTGACACCGCCGACGTGTTTCGGACGCGCGAAGCCGCAGCGATGCTGGCGACGGCGCGGTGGATGTACCGGAGTGCGCTGGCGCGTCAGGAGAGCCGCGGCATGCATCGCCGCGACGATTACCCCGACCAGGATGAGCGGCAGCGTCATTACGTGACCACGGGCGGCCTCGACGAGGTCTGGACCTCGGCCCGGCCGCATGCCGACGCCGCCTATGCGGAGGCCGCGGAATGATCGAGGTCATCGATGCCGAGCGCTGCACGTCCTGCGACATCTGCGTGAACGTGTGTCCGACCAATGTGTTTGACAAGACCGATGGGATTCCAGTAATCGCCCGCCAGAGCGATTGTCAGACCTGCTTCCTGTGCGAGCTCTATTGTCCCGAGGACGCGCTCTATGTCTCGCCCTTCGCGGATGAGGCCCAGCGGATCGACGTCGTCGCGCTGAAGCGAACGGACGCGATGGGCAGCTATCGCCGCGCGGTTGGCTGGACTGACGACACCCGGGATCGCCGCGGCGTCGACCACAGCTATCTGCTGTTTGGGCATTGAGCTCAGGGCCCGCGATCCCGAGCGACCGAGGCAACCTTGCAAGCAATTCATCGAATAGAAGCTGCCGGCATTTATCCCCAGTCGGCTTCAGCAGCTAGACACTGGTGAGCCGACGACGTGGTTTCGGCGATTGCTCGCTATCGGTTTTGGCGAGCCGCGCGGCGAGTACCGCACATTGGTTGCGGATATCGGGGATCGCAATGATCTCCCAGAAGGCGGCGCGGGTCAGCGGTCCGATTGCGAACAGTCGACGCGAGCCAATGCCGCTGCGATCGATGATCGCACAATCGGCGTCCGTCTCGATGCCGATACAGAGTGGGTCGATACGTGCAAGGCCGCGATCGAACAGGCTACGTACCGCTGGATTGGCGGTGGCGCGGGGATCCTTGACGATGCCGGTGCAATCGACGACGGCGCCGACCTGCATGTCGCGAATGTCGGCATCGCCGCGTCGGCGATAGCTGATCCAGACACCGGCGTCGTTCGGTCTGACGCGGATCGCTTTGGCAGCCATCAGGATGAGTTGTCCCGTAGAGAGCGCTTGCGTGATGCGGGACTCGACCTCGGGCGCCATGCGATGGCGATGCACATCCCACCAGGCGCGCGCGTGCTCCAGGAAGCGGCGCTTCGAGGTCGACGGGAGCTCGCGCCATAGCCGTTGGGTGTAGGGACGAAGCCCGTCGATGACGCCGCGCC
The DNA window shown above is from Bradyrhizobium sp. CB1650 and carries:
- a CDS encoding ferredoxin family protein, which produces MIEVIDAERCTSCDICVNVCPTNVFDKTDGIPVIARQSDCQTCFLCELYCPEDALYVSPFADEAQRIDVVALKRTDAMGSYRRAVGWTDDTRDRRGVDHSYLLFGH
- a CDS encoding FAD-binding protein; this translates as MTIQRHRAERQSAQPGSVEFDADVLVLGGGPAGTWAAVSAAERGARAVLADKGFCGTSGATAAAGTGVWYIDPDPVLREAAMANREKMGGYLQDRHWMARVLDRTYQQSNRLADWGYPYPVDEHGRSQLNSLQGPEYMRLMRKRTKQAGVTILDHSPALELLVDDAGAVAGASGVRRQRQDRWTVRAKAVVIATGGCAFLSKTLGSNVLTGDGYLMAAEAGAEFTSMEFSNPYAISPAFGSVTKTLFYGWATFTYEDGSVVPGAASKGGRSAIARALLQGPVYARLDKADDEVQRHMRVSQPNFFLPFDRTGIDPFKDRFPVTLRLEGTVRGTGGLRIVDDSCATSVPGLYAAGDAATRELICGGFTGGGSHNAAWAMSSGSWAGQGAADYARQLGTTAGRRLSSAGTVTFQNGSLRAFDPAALARAVQAEVFPYELNYFRDGSRLHGALARLDAAWRDVSEAGAADTADVFRTREAAAMLATARWMYRSALARQESRGMHRRDDYPDQDERQRHYVTTGGLDEVWTSARPHADAAYAEAAE